The Humulus lupulus chromosome 7, drHumLupu1.1, whole genome shotgun sequence region GATAAGCAAAATGCTATTCTTAGTATTTGTAGGGAGAATAAGGTTGGTTTTGGAGCTTTCTTTGAGACTAAGTTGAAACATGAGAAAATTAAAGAAGTTTTTGAGAATAATTTTCACAATTGGGATTATTTTTCTAGTCCTATTGTTTCTGGTAGGATCTTAGTTGTTTGGCAAACTAAATTTGTGAAGGTTGATATATTGCTTGAAGATCCCCAACTTGTCCATTGTAGGATCAAAGTGAGTGGCCAGCAGGAATTTTTCTTTGCTACAGTGGTTTATGGTAGCAATTCCATGGGGGAGAGGAAGCTTCTTTGGGATAAATTAGCTAGTATTGGTCAATTAAAGTCTCTTTGGATAATTTTTGGGGATTTCAATGCCATGTTTAGCTACCAAGATAGGATTGGTGGGAGACAAGTCCTTGCTAAGGACATAGCAGATGCTCAAGATTGGTTGGCTTTAGGCCAAGTTGAGAAACTTAAGTGTGAGGGTGCTCCCTATTCATGGACGAACAAACAGGAGGCAGGAGATCGTATTTTTTCTAAGTTAGATAGAGTGTTTATCAATGATCTATGGCTGGATGTTTTTCCGAAATCTGAAGCTCGCTTCAAATGGGACTGCATTTTTTATCACAGTTTCTGTGTGATTCGTAATCAAGAAGTTAATGGTGTGGGATTTATCCGTTTTCGTTTTGGTAACCACTGGATGCAGTATAGAGGCTATAGAGAAGTTGTTCTTCACTGTTGGAATGCACCAGTTGTTTCTGGTGGAGGTCTCAGCAAGATAATTCAGAAATTATATCGGGTGAAGCATACTTTGAAAAGGTTTAACAGTGAGGAGGTTGGTGATATTGTTTTGAGTTATAAGAAGGCCAAGGAGGAGTATAGTAGAGTTCAGGAGGCTCTGGCTTCTAATCCTTCAAACATGTCTCTGCTTCATTCGGTTACTCAAGCCCAGCTCAATGTTTCAGTTTTGCTACGCTGTTATGCCAGTTTTCTCAAACAGCAGAGTAAACTTAATTGGATTAAGTTTAGTGATGATAATTCGAGATTTTTTCATGCATTTATGCGAAAAAGAAGAGTTGATAATAGGATTTCTTCCTTCACAATAGGAGGCAAAACTGAAGAGGATTATTTTAAAGTTGTAGAGCATTTCCTGTCTCACTTCAAGAAGTTTATGGGGAAAGGAAATTTGGCTTCAGTGGCGATTGATCATAGTTGTTTCATGCAGGGAAACAGATTGTCTCTGGATCTCCAAGTCAGACTTCTGAGACCTTTTACCAAGAATGATGTGAAGAAGCTCTATTTAGCATTCACTCCTATAAAAGTCCTGGTTTGGATGGTTTTGGCTCAGGATTTTTTACGGGGTTATGGTCAGATATTGGTGCTGAGATTACTTCTGCAGTGTTGGATTTCTTTCATGATGGTTACTTGCCGAAGGATTTGAATGAAACTGTAATTTCCCTTATCCCTAAGCTTGCTAATCCGTGTTCAGCTAGTGACTATCGTCCTATTGCGTGTTGTAACACTCTCTATAAGTGTATATCGAAGATGATTTGCTCTAGACTTTCGGAAGTGCTTCCCTTTCTTGTTCATAGTAATCAAGGGGCATTTATTAAAAATAGAGTTCTAGCTCATAATATTATGATATTCAAAGATCACCTCAAAGGGTATACTAGAAAGAATATTTCAGATAGATGTTTAATGAAGATTGATTTGAGTAAGGCTTACGACACAGTTGATTGGCATTTTGTGGAGGAGTTTCTTAAACATCTGTGTTTTCCCTCTAGATTTATTGGCTGGATTCTAGTTTGCTTAAAAGGTACCAAGTACAATCTGTTAATGAATGGGAGAATTCAGTGCTCCTTCAAAGGGGAAAAAGGCATAAGGCAAGGGGACCCCATGTCTCCTCTCTTGTTTGTTCTCATTATGGAGTACCTCACTCGTTTATTAGCTCATTACTCTGACAAGAAAGGCTTTGGTTATCATCCTTTGTGTAAACATCTTAGGTTGATTATCTTTTGTAAAGGTAATGTCAGTTCAGTGAGTAAGATTCATGAAGCCTTCTCTGCGTTTTGTGATGCTTCTGGGCTTTCTGCGAATAAATCTAAGTCCCATATCTATTTTGGAGGGGTGAAGGAGTCTACCAAAGCTTAGATTCTTGAGATGTTGCAAATGGAAGAAGGCTCCTTTCCTTTGAAGTACTTGGGAGTTCCTCTTCGGCCCACCAAGTGGAAGGCTTCAGACAGTGGGGTTATTCTGGATAAGTTGAACAAGAAGCTTAATTGTTGGGCGAGTAGGAACTTGTCTTTTGCTGGTCGTGCCCAACTCATACACTCAGTATTGCTTGGTATTTGGAATTTTTGGATGAGTATATTCATTCTTCCGTCCAAGATTACTGCTGCCATCGATAAGAGCTGTCGAGAGTTTCTTTTGGGAACTAATGGGAATAGAAGTAAGTTGCATCTCCCATCATGGGAAAAATTTTGTCTCCCTAAAAAGCTGGGTGGTATTGGCTTCCGTGAGGGTAAGAAATGGAACTTGGCATTGATGGCTAATTTTATTTGGGCGATTTCTTCCAAGCAAGACTGCCTGTGGGTCAAATGGATTAGTTCCATCTATTTGAAGGAGTTTAGCGTCTGGAATGTGCCTATTAGTCAGGATATGAGCTGGTATATCAAGAAATTACTGAGGCTGAGACATTTCATGGATGAGGATAGCTTGATGCTAGCTGTTAAGGGAGGTAAATTTCATAGTAAACATTTCTATCTCTCTCTTGTTTCTGCGCAATCTGTGGGTTTTGCTGAGACAGTATGGAACAAGATTATTATGCCTAAGCACAAGTTCATTTACTGGCAAATTTTTAACAATCAACTGCTTACTAGAGACCATTTGAGCCGGTTTATACATATTACCTCTGTTCTCTGCCCTGTGTGTGATTCTGGCGTAGAAACACATAGTCATTTGTTTATGGAGTGTATATATTCCAGGAGAGTGTATGAGGAAATTGGTAGATGGCTGGGTGTTTTCCATTGGCCTGAATCTTATGAGGAGCTCACTCATTGGTGTTTATTGGCCAAACATAGCTTGAAGAATCAGATAATTAATGCTATTATAGCAGCTTCTTGGTACTTCATTTGGTGCAACAGAAACTGTTGCATTTTCGATTCAATTTGTAAAATGGCCAGTAGCCTTAGTTTGGAAGTCAAAGAAGTAGTTAAGTATAGAGTTTTGAGTTGGGGTTCTTTCTCTCATCACAAAAAGGATGTATATTTACGCCAAATTGTAGAAAGTTGGTAGTTGGTTCTGTGTAGTGTTTTTCTTGCTGTTTGTGTGAGTTTGCTGGCTGCTGGTATGTAGCAGCTGCTCTTTTTGTCTTGTAATTTTGGTTGGTTTTTGAATAAAATTtttcttttgttaaaaaaaaaaacttggtatcagagcgtcctaggtttaagggttcctggagataagctagacatgtacactctccgctaaagacaagctcgactcagggttccataattgaatatatgagatggTATGTTCAAGCTTTTGAttaaaatatgaatgtattatgttggATGACTATTGGGAGCATGATAACTGATGGGGCCTGGCCCCTGATTATTGCATGATGTGATGgaggcgtgctgattagcattgttGTTACACGTGAATGAATATTTTAAAGAGGGTTTGCATATTGATTGCTTGTGGATGATTGCCCAagttgaatttatatgttatgctcGTTGATTAATTTATAAGAAGCATGAGAAGGTGTGAATAACATGGCAGCAATAAATTTGATAGCTAAGTGCATAGAAATGTGAATTAATGTCTATTATGTTCTATGTGTGTATGAATATTGTGATTTCTTGAACATGGATGTGggttggttcggagtgtgaacctcagaATTGCGAAGTTTTGTCAGCAGTGGCGGATGAACTCGGATTGTTTGCATTCAGGATGCTTAAGTAGACCT contains the following coding sequences:
- the LOC133792553 gene encoding uncharacterized protein LOC133792553, coding for MNKKDKQNAILSICRENKVGFGAFFETKLKHEKIKEVFENNFHNWDYFSSPIVSGRILVVWQTKFVKVDILLEDPQLVHCRIKVSGQQEFFFATVVYGSNSMGERKLLWDKLASIGQLKSLWIIFGDFNAMFSYQDRIGGRQVLAKDIADAQDWLALGQVEKLKCEGAPYSWTNKQEAGDRIFSKLDRVFINDLWLDVFPKSEARFKWDCIFYHSFCVIRNQEVNGVGFIRFRFGNHWMQYRGYREVVLHCWNAPVVSGGGLSKIIQKLYRVKHTLKRFNSEEVGDIVLSYKKAKEEYSRVQEALASNPSNMSLLHSVTQAQLNVSVLLRCYASFLKQQSKLNWIKFSDDNSRFFHAFMRKRRVDNRISSFTIGGKTEEDYFKVVEHFLSHFKKFMGKGNLASVAIDHSCFMQGNRLSLDLQVRLLRPFTKNDVKKLYLAFTPIKVLVWMVLAQDFLRGYGQILVLRLLLQCWISFMMVTCRRI